The Algoriphagus sp. TR-M9 genome has a window encoding:
- a CDS encoding N-acetylmuramoyl-L-alanine amidase-like domain-containing protein yields the protein MYRIFFILLLFLPFISSAQTVCTLESREKLEGFLAKLEESDFSVKSPNELNIEIGQWFLATPYVEKTLELPGTEKLVINTTGVDCTTFLETVVTLSRIAKSGTVSFEDFEKELENLRYRAGKNQGYSSRLHYFSDWIFENEAKEIITDVTQEIGGSPYANAPTFYV from the coding sequence ATGTACAGAATATTCTTCATTCTCCTACTATTTCTCCCTTTCATCTCCTCAGCCCAAACCGTTTGCACCCTAGAAAGCCGTGAAAAACTGGAAGGTTTTTTGGCCAAACTAGAGGAAAGCGATTTTTCCGTCAAATCCCCAAATGAATTGAATATAGAAATTGGACAGTGGTTTCTGGCGACTCCTTATGTGGAAAAAACGCTGGAATTACCGGGCACAGAAAAGCTGGTTATCAATACCACTGGTGTTGATTGCACCACGTTTTTGGAAACGGTGGTTACGCTCAGTAGAATTGCCAAATCCGGAACAGTTTCCTTTGAGGACTTTGAGAAAGAACTGGAAAACCTGCGATACCGAGCAGGAAAAAATCAGGGATATTCCTCCCGTCTTCATTATTTCTCCGATTGGATCTTTGAAAATGAAGCAAAGGAAATTATCACTGATGTCACCCAGGAAATAGGTGGCTCTCCTTATGCCAATGCTCCTACTTTTTATGTCTGA
- a CDS encoding N-acetylmuramoyl-L-alanine amidase-like domain-containing protein, which yields MSENPQFYRQLSETENLDAIKEAETKIAKRGYFYIPKAEIQSLEKNIQSGDLIAITTSMTNLDIVHTGFAIEKNGRIHLLHASSKSMEVEISEKPLSDYLAGNKSQSGIMVARLK from the coding sequence ATGTCTGAAAACCCACAATTTTACAGGCAACTAAGCGAAACTGAGAATCTGGACGCAATCAAAGAGGCGGAAACCAAAATTGCCAAACGAGGATATTTCTACATCCCAAAAGCGGAAATTCAGTCCCTAGAGAAAAATATCCAATCCGGCGACCTGATCGCAATTACGACCTCCATGACTAATCTGGACATCGTCCACACGGGCTTCGCTATTGAGAAAAACGGAAGAATCCATTTGCTACATGCCAGTTCGAAGAGTATGGAAGTGGAGATTTCCGAAAAGCCGCTAAGCGACTACCTGGCTGGAAACAAATCTCAGTCAGGGATTATGGTGGCTAGGCTAAAGTAA
- a CDS encoding MotA/TolQ/ExbB proton channel family protein, with protein sequence MIHLFNAGGPVYMSILTILLLTVLLSVYKFPKWTKEIGLLALTVGILGQVVGLYGVFEGIESMGGNVEQAMIVGGLKISMISMIYGVIIFIVSLLGRLINKRGILNTTP encoded by the coding sequence ATGATACATTTATTTAACGCGGGAGGGCCAGTTTATATGAGTATTCTGACTATCCTTTTATTGACGGTACTGTTATCAGTATATAAATTTCCAAAATGGACTAAGGAAATAGGATTATTGGCCCTGACTGTGGGTATTTTGGGCCAAGTCGTAGGGCTTTATGGGGTTTTTGAAGGGATAGAATCAATGGGGGGTAATGTGGAGCAGGCAATGATTGTCGGTGGACTTAAAATAAGTATGATTTCCATGATTTATGGAGTAATAATCTTTATCGTTTCCCTTTTGGGAAGATTAATAAATAAAAGGGGGATTTTGAATACTACTCCATAA